The Montipora foliosa isolate CH-2021 chromosome 1, ASM3666993v2, whole genome shotgun sequence genome has a window encoding:
- the LOC137992898 gene encoding uncharacterized protein has product MPDETNTEHLEALLEEKLRIVLEEKLKAIFEDTLNSILDNKFKEIHLSMSKLAESIEEVKKSASFISSQYDSLLQENKSLKVEVRKTTNELNHLKEEFNNLEQYSRRDCLEIRGVPVQRDEDTNALVVNIGRRMGVEVKEDDISTSHRLPIMNRGREASSRTPSIIVKFVCRDVRDKFFKAKKQLFGVSSRDLGFSRVAEQKIFIAESLTQRNKKLFADSLKAKYDLNFKYIWTSSGKILLRKNDNSPARLISCDRDLVKLRESEASNSRNGLGVN; this is encoded by the exons ATGCCTGACGAAACAAATACTGAGCATTTAGAAGCACTTCTTGAAGAGAAACTTCGTATTGTCCTCGAAGAAAAACTGAAAGCTATATTTGAAGACACATTGAATTCTATACTAGATAATAAGTTTAAGGAGATACATTTAAGCATGTCCAAATTGGCAGAATCTATTGAAGAAGTCAAGAAATCTGCTTCCTTCATCAGTAGCCAATATGACTCGCTGCTGCAAGAAAATAAGTCTCTGAAAGTTGAAGTTCGTAAGACAACGAACGAACTCAACCATCTCAAGGAAGAGTTCAACAACCTGGAACAATACTCGCGACGAGATTGCCTTGAAATTCGTGGCGTTCCTGTCCAGAGAGATGAAGATACTAATGCCTTAGTTGTAAATATTGGAAGAAGGATGGGAGTCGAAGTGAAGGAAGATGACATCTCCACTAGCCATCGTTTGCCTATCATGAATCGTGGTCGTGAAGCTAGTTCAAGGACTCCTTCTATTATTGTAAAGTTTGTTTGTCGGGATGTTAGGGATAAATTTTTCAAAGCCAAGAAACAGCTCTTTGGCGTTTCATCAAGGGATCTTGGTTTTTCACGAGTCGCTGAACAAAAGATCTTTATTGCGGAAAGCCTAACACAGAGgaacaagaaactatttgcgGATTCCCTCAAAGCTAAATATGACCTGAACTTCAAGTATATCTGGACCTCTTCAGGAAAAATTCTGTTGCGCAAAAATGATAACAGTCCCGCCAGATTAATTTCATGCGATAGAGACCTGGTCAAGCTACGCGAGTCTGAAGCTTCTAATTCTCGAAATGGACTTG gtgtcaattga